The following coding sequences lie in one Synechococcus sp. PCC 7336 genomic window:
- the dut gene encoding dUTP diphosphatase, whose product MLSVKIQRLNTCYALPSRRDRQDAGWDCYAAGDSLLLPRTIGKVSLGFSLEIPPQWAVMLLPRSGLASRGITLSNSPGLIDASYRGPVCALVSNLSDEPFTIRRGDRICQLVFLPVPEVHWQQAEELSVTARGAGGFGSTGV is encoded by the coding sequence GTGTTATCTGTCAAGATTCAACGATTGAATACCTGTTATGCTTTGCCTTCCCGCCGCGATCGCCAAGATGCTGGCTGGGATTGCTACGCTGCAGGAGATAGCCTGCTGCTACCCCGCACGATCGGCAAAGTGTCGCTGGGCTTTTCGCTAGAGATTCCCCCACAGTGGGCGGTGATGCTGTTGCCGCGATCGGGGCTGGCCTCGCGCGGCATTACCTTGAGCAATTCTCCCGGCCTGATCGATGCCTCCTACCGGGGGCCGGTCTGCGCCTTGGTTTCCAATTTGAGTGACGAACCCTTTACGATCCGTCGCGGCGATCGCATCTGCCAGCTCGTCTTTTTACCCGTTCCCGAGGTTCACTGGCAGCAAGCCGAGGAACTGTCTGTCACCGCTCGCGGCGCGGGTGGGTTTGGCAGCACGGGGGTTTAG
- a CDS encoding glycosyltransferase family 39 protein: MQSYRTQIDPHKLTVNYATRATFAFRPAGVDRPHTFPSCMSIPVDRDRLDLPLAYFLKDRPLLSWGLLGVVLAAIGGLAFLWKLGQFGLVDETEPLFAEAARQMVVTGDWITPYFNGETRFDKPPLIYWLMAIAYRIVGVNEWGARLPSALSAIGLMAISLPVVRRYGISTLGPGQESAGDRHIQRWLAAALAIALMGLTPLMVAWGRTGVSDMLLTGCIGSGMFCFFAAYAAEASAAKTRWYLAFYTCIGLGILAKGPVALVLPGLGIGLFLLYTNRFWPVLREARLLWGLLLMGAIAVPWFVLVTLANGSAYIDSFFGYHNFERFTSVVNRHSAPWYFYFAIVLLGFLPFSIHLPLAIARLRPWRIQQWRQQPRSAHLAPFALCWFVAIFGFFSIAVTKLPSYVLPLMPAAAVLVALMWSEFLTEALAGSKGRSPLGAQVTGWLNVVFFGLLATACGLLPRLLGPDSAAPDLPAAIVRAQLPLMGVLVWAIAAVLAVLLLLTGRDRWLGAVNVVAAIAFIALAVSVVLPLLDNQRQQPIRELALLAVEEQRPSEPTLSIGFAKPSITFYMRQTVYYTDSRQRLGETLTEIQTNGQPTALVLGAIGEFAELGLKPNDRRDRLGKIGAYQLVRVDVADILGSLAK, translated from the coding sequence ATGCAGAGCTATCGAACTCAGATCGATCCCCACAAGCTGACAGTGAACTATGCTACGAGAGCAACGTTTGCATTCCGTCCGGCTGGCGTCGATCGCCCGCATACCTTCCCTAGCTGCATGAGTATCCCTGTCGATCGCGATCGCCTCGATCTGCCACTTGCCTATTTTTTGAAAGACCGACCGCTGTTGAGTTGGGGATTGCTGGGGGTTGTACTGGCTGCGATCGGCGGGCTGGCATTTTTGTGGAAACTGGGGCAGTTTGGCCTGGTGGATGAAACCGAGCCATTATTTGCCGAGGCTGCCCGCCAGATGGTGGTGACGGGGGATTGGATTACCCCCTATTTCAATGGCGAAACTCGGTTCGATAAACCGCCGTTAATTTACTGGCTGATGGCGATCGCCTACCGCATTGTGGGGGTAAACGAATGGGGGGCGCGGCTGCCGTCGGCCCTCTCGGCGATCGGTTTGATGGCGATCTCTTTACCGGTCGTGAGGCGATACGGGATCTCGACGTTAGGACCGGGGCAAGAATCTGCTGGCGATCGCCACATTCAAAGATGGCTCGCTGCGGCCTTGGCGATCGCCCTGATGGGCCTCACCCCTTTGATGGTGGCGTGGGGTCGCACGGGGGTTTCCGACATGCTGCTGACAGGCTGTATTGGCAGCGGCATGTTTTGCTTTTTTGCTGCCTATGCGGCGGAGGCATCCGCTGCAAAAACCCGCTGGTATTTGGCCTTTTATACCTGCATCGGCTTGGGGATTTTGGCTAAAGGACCGGTGGCGCTCGTGCTGCCGGGGTTGGGGATTGGGCTATTTTTGCTCTACACGAACCGATTTTGGCCAGTCTTGCGCGAAGCGCGGCTCTTGTGGGGCCTGCTTTTGATGGGGGCGATCGCCGTCCCTTGGTTTGTGCTGGTTACTCTGGCTAACGGATCGGCATATATCGACTCGTTTTTTGGCTATCACAACTTCGAGCGCTTCACGAGCGTAGTCAATCGCCACTCGGCACCCTGGTATTTCTATTTTGCGATCGTGCTGCTGGGGTTCTTGCCGTTTTCCATTCACTTGCCCTTGGCGATCGCCCGCCTGCGCCCGTGGCGCATTCAGCAATGGCGCCAGCAACCCCGCTCGGCCCACCTCGCTCCCTTTGCGCTCTGCTGGTTTGTGGCAATCTTTGGCTTCTTCTCCATTGCCGTCACCAAACTGCCCAGCTACGTCCTGCCCCTGATGCCTGCGGCGGCAGTGTTGGTGGCGCTGATGTGGAGCGAGTTTTTGACAGAAGCACTGGCGGGTTCGAAAGGGCGATCGCCCCTCGGAGCCCAGGTAACGGGCTGGCTGAATGTGGTCTTTTTCGGGCTGTTAGCCACCGCTTGCGGTCTGCTGCCGCGACTGTTGGGACCGGATAGCGCTGCCCCAGATTTGCCCGCAGCAATTGTGCGGGCGCAATTGCCGCTGATGGGGGTGCTGGTGTGGGCGATCGCTGCAGTCTTAGCCGTTTTGTTGCTGCTGACCGGGCGCGATCGCTGGCTGGGGGCAGTGAATGTGGTGGCGGCGATCGCATTTATTGCCCTTGCGGTGTCAGTCGTCTTGCCCCTGCTCGATAATCAACGGCAACAACCGATCCGCGAATTGGCCTTGCTAGCGGTGGAGGAGCAACGTCCGTCGGAACCTACGCTTTCCATCGGCTTTGCCAAGCCCAGCATTACCTTCTACATGCGCCAGACAGTGTATTACACCGACAGTCGCCAGCGGCTCGGCGAAACTTTGACTGAGATTCAAACGAACGGTCAACCTACAGCTTTGGTGCTGGGGGCGATCGGCGAGTTTGCCGAGCTAGGTCTCAAGCCCAACGATCGCCGCGATAGGCTCGGTAAGATTGGTGCCTATCAATTGGTGCGAGTGGATGTGGCCGATATACTGGGGTCTCTAGCCAAATGA
- a CDS encoding type II toxin-antitoxin system RelE/ParE family toxin has product MFGPGYRVYFAEEGDEIVVLLCGGDKSTQSSDIERAKAYWKEHRRNE; this is encoded by the coding sequence ATGTTTGGCCCTGGATACCGAGTGTATTTTGCTGAAGAGGGAGACGAAATTGTTGTTCTCCTGTGTGGGGGCGATAAGTCAACCCAGAGCAGCGATATTGAGCGGGCAAAAGCCTACTGGAAGGAGCATCGACGCAATGAGTGA
- a CDS encoding addiction module antidote protein, whose protein sequence is MSDYRTLEEFTEEYFREHPEEIEAFLTESFAEYARDGDGTALLSQLRIIARVRGISAIAEEAGITRQGLQKALSEKGNPRLDTINSIMQTMGYYLMPQKMDMHME, encoded by the coding sequence ATGAGTGATTATAGAACTCTGGAAGAATTTACCGAGGAGTATTTTCGGGAGCATCCCGAGGAAATTGAGGCGTTTCTAACCGAGAGCTTTGCTGAATACGCGCGCGATGGCGACGGGACGGCTTTACTCTCGCAACTGCGTATTATTGCCCGCGTTCGAGGCATATCTGCCATTGCAGAGGAGGCGGGTATTACCCGCCAGGGCTTGCAGAAAGCCTTATCAGAAAAGGGCAATCCACGCCTGGATACCATCAATTCAATTATGCAGACGATGGGCTATTATCTGATGCCGCAGAAGATGGATATGCATATGGAGTGA
- a CDS encoding YggT family protein, with amino-acid sequence MDTLTLAIWILNPLLALYILLFILRIPLSWYPQIDTSRFPYILAIAPTEGVLKLTRKVIPTMGGVDMTPVVWVGIVSFVREILLGQQGLLTMAAQVH; translated from the coding sequence ATGGATACACTCACCCTTGCCATCTGGATTCTCAATCCCCTGCTAGCCCTATATATCCTGTTATTTATCCTGCGCATTCCCCTATCTTGGTATCCCCAAATTGACACCTCCCGCTTTCCGTACATTTTGGCGATCGCACCTACAGAGGGTGTTTTAAAGCTGACCCGCAAAGTGATTCCGACAATGGGTGGGGTGGATATGACCCCAGTCGTCTGGGTTGGGATCGTGTCGTTTGTGCGGGAAATTCTGTTGGGGCAGCAAGGGTTGCTGACAATGGCTGCCCAAGTTCACTAG
- the ilvA gene encoding threonine ammonia-lyase, biosynthetic, with protein MPSDYLTRILTARVYDVAQESPLELAPNLSARLHNKVLLKREDLQSVFSFKLRGAYNKMAHLPPERLQRGAIAASAGNHAQGVALAASRLGTRAIIVMPVTTPSMKVEAVKARGGEVVLFGDTYDDAYTYARQLERDKGLTFVHPFDDPDVIAGQGTIGMEILRQCQQPIHAIFVAIGGGGLIAGIAAYVKQVRPEIAVIGVEPVDADAMSRSLAAGKRVRLEQVGLFADGVAVRQVGKETFRLCREYVDEVVLVGTDDTCAAIKDVFEDTRSIVEPAGALAIAGAKAYVERTGIEGETLVALACGANMNFDRLRFVAERAELGERREAIFAVTIPEQPGSLRRFCECIGRRNLTEFNYRIADRTVAHIFVGLQIQDRADAAQMQETFERNEFETVDLTDDELAKMHIRHMVGGRSPLAHNELLYRFEFPERPGALMKFVGAMSPNWNISLFHYRNHGADYGRIVVGMQVPPEEMQEWQAFLDTLGYRYWDENNNPAYKLFLA; from the coding sequence ATGCCCTCCGACTACCTCACCCGCATTTTGACTGCCCGCGTCTATGACGTAGCGCAAGAATCGCCGCTGGAACTGGCCCCCAATCTCTCCGCCCGCCTGCACAACAAAGTGTTGCTCAAACGGGAAGATTTGCAGTCCGTGTTCTCGTTTAAGTTGCGGGGAGCCTACAACAAAATGGCTCATTTGCCTCCCGAACGGCTGCAGCGGGGGGCGATCGCCGCTTCGGCGGGCAACCACGCGCAAGGGGTGGCTTTAGCGGCCAGCCGGTTGGGTACGCGGGCGATTATTGTCATGCCAGTAACGACTCCATCAATGAAGGTTGAAGCAGTCAAGGCGCGAGGGGGCGAGGTGGTGTTGTTTGGCGATACCTATGACGATGCCTATACTTACGCCCGCCAACTGGAGCGGGACAAAGGACTGACGTTCGTGCATCCCTTTGACGACCCGGATGTGATTGCCGGTCAGGGGACGATTGGGATGGAAATTTTGCGGCAGTGCCAGCAGCCCATTCACGCGATTTTTGTGGCGATCGGCGGCGGCGGGCTAATTGCAGGAATTGCGGCCTATGTCAAACAGGTGCGGCCCGAGATTGCCGTGATTGGGGTGGAGCCAGTGGATGCGGATGCGATGTCGCGATCGCTGGCGGCAGGCAAGCGGGTGCGGTTGGAGCAGGTGGGCCTGTTTGCAGATGGCGTGGCGGTGCGTCAGGTGGGAAAGGAAACGTTCCGGTTGTGTCGGGAATATGTGGACGAGGTTGTGTTGGTGGGAACCGACGACACCTGTGCGGCGATTAAGGATGTGTTTGAAGACACGCGATCGATTGTGGAGCCTGCGGGGGCGCTGGCGATCGCCGGGGCAAAAGCTTATGTGGAACGGACGGGAATTGAGGGGGAGACGCTAGTGGCGCTGGCTTGCGGGGCCAATATGAATTTCGATCGCCTCCGCTTTGTTGCCGAGCGGGCGGAGTTGGGGGAACGGCGGGAGGCGATTTTTGCGGTGACGATTCCCGAGCAGCCGGGAAGTTTGCGCCGGTTTTGCGAGTGTATTGGCAGGCGCAATTTGACGGAGTTTAACTATCGCATTGCCGATCGCACTGTTGCCCATATTTTTGTGGGGTTGCAAATTCAAGATCGGGCCGATGCGGCTCAGATGCAGGAAACGTTCGAGCGGAATGAGTTCGAGACGGTGGATCTGACGGATGACGAGCTGGCGAAGATGCACATTCGCCATATGGTGGGGGGGCGATCGCCGTTGGCCCATAACGAGTTGCTCTACCGGTTTGAATTTCCCGAGCGTCCGGGGGCCTTGATGAAGTTTGTGGGGGCGATGAGTCCGAATTGGAATATCAGTTTGTTCCACTATCGCAATCATGGGGCAGATTACGGTCGCATTGTGGTGGGGATGCAGGTGCCGCCGGAGGAGATGCAGGAATGGCAGGCGTTTTTGGATACGTTGGGATATCGGTATTGGGATGAGAATAACAATCCGGCCTACAAGCTGTTTTTGGCTTAG
- a CDS encoding heavy metal-responsive transcriptional regulator, whose amino-acid sequence MRVRESQLLRIGELKTETGLPVKTLRYYEELGLIRAVKRTAGGFRLFSPAVVPRLAFIKRAQHLGFKLQEIHHILQIHDRGELPCREVKSGLETKIAALDRQIEQLQTLKAELRSLVDISEDSPARKQGIICPIIQLDS is encoded by the coding sequence ATGCGAGTTCGAGAATCGCAGCTCTTGCGCATTGGCGAGTTAAAAACTGAAACGGGTTTGCCGGTCAAAACGCTGCGCTACTACGAAGAACTGGGACTGATTCGAGCTGTCAAGCGCACCGCTGGAGGGTTCCGGCTGTTTTCACCGGCAGTGGTACCCCGTCTGGCGTTTATCAAACGGGCTCAGCACTTGGGCTTCAAGTTGCAGGAGATTCACCACATTTTGCAGATCCACGATCGCGGCGAACTGCCCTGTCGCGAGGTTAAAAGCGGTCTCGAAACTAAAATTGCCGCTCTCGATCGCCAAATCGAGCAGTTACAGACTTTGAAAGCGGAGTTGCGATCGCTGGTCGATATTTCTGAAGATTCCCCTGCTCGCAAGCAGGGTATTATTTGCCCGATTATTCAGCTGGATAGTTGA
- a CDS encoding type II toxin-antitoxin system HicB family antitoxin: protein MTEKAQEFYVLIERDEDGYYVGEVPQLNACYSQGEILGELLDNIREVIALCLEDEGPESSSEFVGIQKIVI from the coding sequence GTGACCGAGAAAGCGCAGGAATTCTACGTGCTGATTGAGCGGGACGAAGACGGCTATTACGTCGGCGAAGTCCCGCAACTGAACGCCTGTTACAGCCAGGGAGAGATCCTCGGCGAGTTGCTCGATAACATTCGCGAAGTCATTGCCCTGTGCCTCGAAGATGAAGGCCCAGAAAGCAGCTCAGAGTTTGTCGGCATCCAAAAAATAGTCATTTAA
- a CDS encoding oxygenase MpaB family protein: MAKRYSTLQRIQQLDPERDCQQICHLIAGYEFAWDVTRSLELALLKTFCIPSISQLLDRTGEFIHRPQKRYDDTGLIVSELVKYGYDSDRGSAALARMNRIHGHFDISHRDYLYVLSTFIYEPIRWMDRFGWRPMCETERLACFHFWREIGDRMGIRGMPASYSDFEQFNLDFEREHFHYSLSNQHIGESTRTMFLSWFPAPLRPLVRPGVHAFLDDAMLGALGFPRASAPLRWAIANCLKLRGRLVRQLPPRETGHFYVDASHRTYPEGYSLENLGPPHMLEELNRGSSPAEN; encoded by the coding sequence GTGGCGAAGCGATATTCCACTCTCCAACGCATTCAACAGCTCGATCCAGAGCGGGATTGCCAGCAGATTTGCCATCTGATTGCGGGCTACGAATTTGCTTGGGATGTGACGAGATCGCTAGAGTTGGCACTGCTCAAAACTTTTTGCATTCCCAGCATTAGCCAACTGCTCGATCGCACGGGGGAATTTATCCATCGTCCCCAAAAGCGCTATGACGACACCGGTCTAATTGTGTCGGAGTTGGTCAAATATGGCTACGACAGCGATCGCGGCTCGGCTGCTCTAGCACGGATGAACCGCATTCACGGCCATTTCGACATCAGTCATCGAGATTATCTCTACGTGCTGTCCACTTTTATCTACGAGCCGATTCGCTGGATGGATCGATTTGGCTGGCGACCGATGTGCGAAACGGAACGGCTGGCTTGCTTTCACTTTTGGCGAGAGATCGGCGATCGCATGGGTATCCGGGGGATGCCTGCAAGCTATAGCGATTTCGAGCAATTCAATCTCGACTTCGAACGGGAGCACTTTCACTACTCTCTCTCCAACCAGCACATCGGCGAGTCCACCCGCACCATGTTCCTCAGTTGGTTCCCTGCTCCATTGCGACCCTTGGTTCGCCCGGGCGTTCATGCGTTTCTAGACGATGCCATGTTGGGGGCTTTAGGGTTTCCGAGGGCATCTGCCCCACTGCGATGGGCGATCGCCAATTGTCTGAAATTGCGAGGTCGCTTGGTGCGCCAACTCCCCCCGAGGGAAACCGGACACTTTTATGTGGATGCCTCCCACCGTACTTATCCCGAGGGATACTCGCTAGAGAACCTGGGACCGCCTCATATGCTGGAGGAATTGAACCGGGGGAGCTCGCCTGCAGAGAACTGA
- a CDS encoding CPBP family intramembrane glutamic endopeptidase translates to MVSLRDNLPSDRDRNPFNHHFSARLLVLWFLGISLVLGMILGIVAQVFQLEIADASLILPLNALVWLLLCALLLLQMRVLRVSPAALVGRWPRDRSWVFSLLLVLPVLLFSVGSGQLFFYFLAQLNPDFVLSLLSRQVPLPAAGGSFVQGIVALVAIVVVAPITEEFVFRGVLLHRWAAKWGVQPAIVLSSLVFGLLHANIVGLTIFGAIVALVYLKTGSLWVAIACHACNNALAVTFSLLSGSNAPASPEQMLEQFASDWLLGFVCLVLSAPWLAFFIARNWPPKGAKLPYALNAPFASRR, encoded by the coding sequence ATGGTCTCTCTGCGCGACAATCTGCCATCCGATCGCGATCGCAATCCATTTAACCATCATTTTTCTGCACGCTTGCTGGTGCTGTGGTTTCTCGGCATCTCGCTCGTGCTGGGAATGATACTTGGGATTGTGGCGCAGGTATTCCAGCTGGAGATTGCCGACGCTAGCCTGATTCTGCCGCTGAATGCACTCGTGTGGCTACTGCTGTGTGCATTGCTGTTGCTGCAGATGAGAGTTTTGCGGGTCAGTCCAGCAGCACTCGTGGGCCGGTGGCCGCGCGATCGCAGTTGGGTGTTTTCGTTACTATTGGTCTTGCCGGTGCTACTGTTCTCGGTCGGCTCCGGTCAACTGTTCTTCTATTTTTTGGCACAACTCAATCCCGATTTCGTACTCTCCCTGCTGTCCCGCCAAGTCCCGCTTCCGGCAGCAGGGGGTTCATTCGTGCAAGGAATTGTGGCGTTGGTGGCGATCGTGGTGGTGGCTCCCATCACTGAAGAATTTGTCTTTCGGGGGGTATTACTCCACCGCTGGGCTGCCAAGTGGGGGGTGCAGCCCGCCATTGTTCTCTCATCGCTGGTATTTGGCCTATTGCACGCCAATATTGTGGGGCTAACGATTTTTGGGGCGATCGTGGCGCTGGTTTACCTCAAGACGGGCTCGTTGTGGGTGGCGATCGCCTGCCATGCCTGCAACAATGCCCTTGCCGTCACCTTCAGCCTGCTGTCGGGTTCCAACGCCCCTGCCTCTCCCGAACAGATGCTAGAGCAATTTGCCTCAGATTGGCTGTTGGGGTTTGTTTGCCTCGTGCTATCGGCCCCCTGGCTGGCGTTTTTCATCGCAAGGAATTGGCCTCCAAAAGGCGCAAAATTGCCCTACGCCCTCAATGCCCCCTTTGCGTCGCGGCGATGA